One segment of Oscillospiraceae bacterium MB08-C2-2 DNA contains the following:
- the nifU gene encoding Fe-S cluster assembly scaffold protein NifU, which yields MLYSEKVMDHFSNPRNLGEVADANGIGEVGNSKCGDIMKMYIKVEDNIIADVGFKTFGCGAAIATSSMATELIKGKSLDEALGLTNKAVVEALEGLPPVKIHCSVLAEQAIKAAISDYYTRLGIDPVPIVGEILDTEACHLH from the coding sequence ATGTTATATTCTGAAAAAGTAATGGATCATTTCTCCAATCCCCGCAATTTGGGCGAGGTTGCCGATGCCAACGGAATTGGTGAGGTAGGCAACTCCAAGTGCGGTGACATTATGAAAATGTACATCAAGGTGGAGGACAACATCATTGCAGATGTAGGCTTCAAGACCTTTGGCTGCGGTGCGGCCATCGCCACCAGCTCCATGGCAACCGAGCTGATCAAGGGTAAATCCTTGGATGAAGCTCTTGGGTTGACCAACAAGGCTGTTGTGGAAGCTCTGGAGGGCTTGCCCCCGGTGAAAATCCACTGTTCTGTTTTGGCTGAACAAGCCATTAAGGCCGCTATCTCCGACTACTACACCCGTCTGGGAATCGATCCCGTTCCCATTGTCGGTGAGATTCTGGATACCGAAGCCTGCCACCTGCATTAA
- the nifS gene encoding cysteine desulfurase NifS, with protein sequence MKRFVYADNAATTPITDDVLAAMIPYLKEGFGNPSSIYSKGREAKIALEKAREQVAGALGAASGEIYFTSCGSESDNWAIEGVARMLQKKGKKHIITTNIEHHAVLHTVEALVKEGFEATYLPVDELGLVSAAQVADAIREDTALITVMYANNEIGTIQPIAEIGEVCRAKGVLFHTDAVQAVGNVAIDVAAQKIDLLSLTGHKLHAPKGVGALYVRKGVNLPPLLHGGGQERGKRAGTENVASIVALGFAVEKACSNIETRTAHIKVMRDRLIDTILEAIPLSRLNGDRERRLCGNVNVAFEGIEGEGMLLMLDMAGICASSGSACTSGSLDPSHVLLALGLPHEKAHGSLRLSINELTSAADIDAILETLPPIVERLRAMSPLWEKITAQK encoded by the coding sequence ATGAAACGATTTGTATATGCGGATAATGCAGCCACCACCCCCATCACCGATGATGTGCTGGCCGCCATGATCCCCTATCTTAAGGAAGGCTTCGGTAATCCCTCCAGTATTTACAGCAAAGGCCGTGAAGCCAAAATTGCTCTGGAAAAGGCCCGTGAGCAGGTAGCCGGTGCTTTGGGTGCTGCTTCCGGTGAAATTTATTTTACCTCTTGCGGCAGTGAATCCGATAACTGGGCCATTGAGGGCGTTGCCCGCATGCTCCAAAAAAAGGGCAAAAAACATATTATCACCACCAACATCGAGCATCATGCAGTGTTGCATACAGTCGAGGCTCTTGTTAAGGAAGGCTTTGAGGCCACCTACCTGCCGGTCGATGAGCTGGGTTTGGTTTCCGCCGCACAGGTAGCAGATGCGATCCGTGAGGATACCGCTCTCATTACCGTTATGTATGCCAACAACGAGATCGGCACCATTCAGCCTATCGCTGAAATCGGTGAGGTTTGCCGGGCCAAGGGTGTTCTGTTCCATACCGATGCGGTTCAGGCCGTGGGCAACGTTGCCATTGATGTAGCCGCTCAGAAAATCGATCTTCTTTCCCTGACCGGCCATAAACTCCATGCTCCCAAGGGAGTGGGCGCCTTGTATGTCCGCAAGGGTGTGAACCTTCCTCCTCTGCTGCACGGCGGCGGTCAGGAGCGGGGCAAGCGGGCTGGAACGGAAAATGTGGCCAGCATTGTCGCTTTAGGCTTTGCAGTGGAAAAGGCCTGCTCCAACATTGAGACCCGCACTGCTCATATAAAGGTTATGCGGGATCGCCTGATTGATACCATTTTGGAAGCAATTCCTCTTTCCCGCCTCAACGGTGACCGTGAGCGCCGCCTCTGCGGAAATGTAAACGTTGCCTTTGAGGGTATTGAAGGCGAGGGTATGCTCCTTATGCTGGATATGGCCGGTATCTGCGCTTCCTCCGGCTCCGCCTGCACCTCTGGTTCTCTGGACCCCAGCCATGTTCTGTTGGCTTTGGGATTGCCTCATGAAAAAGCCCACGGTTCCCTGCGTCTGAGCATCAACGAGCTGACCAGCGCCGCAGACATTGATGCCATTCTGGAAACCCTGCCCCCCATTGTGGAGCGCCTGCGGGCCATGTCTCCCCTGTGGGAAAAGATTACAGCCCAAAAATGA
- the rnhA gene encoding ribonuclease HI, whose amino-acid sequence MSVSQKKVYLYTDGACSGNPGAGGWGAILRYGGSEKELSGGEEQTTNNRMELTAVIKGLEALKEPCQVELFSDSKYVIDAIAQGWAKRWKQNGWMRNKKDAALNPDLWDRLLALLEIHKVTPNWVKGHAGHPENERCDALAVAYYTELQNKM is encoded by the coding sequence ATGAGTGTGTCACAAAAAAAGGTTTATCTTTATACGGACGGCGCTTGCTCTGGCAATCCCGGAGCCGGCGGCTGGGGTGCCATTCTGCGGTATGGCGGAAGCGAAAAGGAGCTCAGCGGCGGCGAGGAACAGACAACCAACAACCGAATGGAGCTTACTGCTGTGATTAAAGGGCTGGAGGCTCTCAAGGAGCCTTGCCAAGTGGAGCTTTTTAGCGATTCCAAGTATGTCATCGATGCCATTGCGCAGGGATGGGCAAAGCGCTGGAAGCAAAACGGCTGGATGCGTAACAAAAAAGACGCCGCCCTCAACCCGGATTTGTGGGATCGACTGCTGGCTCTCTTGGAAATTCACAAAGTGACCCCCAATTGGGTCAAAGGCCATGCGGGACACCCCGAAAATGAGCGCTGTGATGCTTTGGCAGTGGCATATTATACGGAACTTCAAAATAAAATGTAA
- a CDS encoding sugar phosphate nucleotidyltransferase: MKAVIMAGGEGSRLRPLTCDIPKPMARLCGRPMMEYILDLLGKHGVKQAVVTVRYLSHIIQEHFPQGKYREIELDFSEETSPLGTAGSVKLAVGQEGQPVLVISGDALCDFDLTAAAHMHSTTGADVTILAKKVEDPREYGIINVDAEGRVLGFLEKPAYSQAVSDLANTGIYILSPSALSMIPDGKSYDFAKDLFPLMLERGMKLMCCESEGYWCDIGDLETYISCQKDMLTGKVRCDIPGSRDRLGNIWAGDTEEIHGSVQGPAYIGRNVRIEEGAVIEEGTVLDDGCCVGAGTLITGSILLPGSLVDGECRLIGALVGPGASVKKGAVLYEGAALGDGAVVGARVTVRPGLKIWNRKTVAEGVTVTQHVKTDISGKGLFGDAGIFGQFGVEITPEFCARIGCALGSMKPRFRIGLGCSGHPSAQLLKAAVESGIRSTGAHVMDFGSNFRCMFEYCVNFCTLELGLFVDGGKNISLQLMTQGGLPATRELERGIEALLARGEFIRAPFDEVGNTVNFSGMEALYQSQLLKMAPKGLAGISVQVKSPSVPVQNMLREVLQRVGCDLWDGFALELSPQGDTVRIVENGRVIPHQRILTACCAAEFLRGRDVAVPFDAPRVIDTLAQKHGCEVYRYYNCPADQSDQKARKLAVSQMWSRDGLMLAMRFLSLIKKLGGLEHLEDLVPEFGTFSRDVSISRSPAGILRGLGNQSKGDITEGVVVRSDKGVVLVKPMKTGRAIQVLAEAMNSETAQELCADLEALVKNLDGVSPDSLR; encoded by the coding sequence ATGAAAGCAGTAATTATGGCGGGCGGTGAAGGCAGCCGGCTGCGGCCACTGACCTGTGATATTCCCAAGCCTATGGCCCGGCTCTGCGGAAGGCCCATGATGGAATATATTCTCGATTTGCTGGGCAAGCATGGAGTGAAGCAGGCGGTTGTAACCGTGCGCTATCTTTCTCATATTATTCAGGAGCATTTTCCCCAAGGGAAATACCGGGAAATTGAACTTGATTTTTCCGAAGAAACTTCACCTTTAGGCACGGCAGGAAGCGTAAAGCTGGCCGTGGGGCAGGAGGGCCAGCCGGTGCTGGTCATCAGCGGAGATGCCTTGTGCGATTTTGATTTGACTGCCGCCGCCCATATGCACAGCACCACTGGGGCGGATGTGACCATTCTGGCTAAAAAGGTGGAGGATCCACGGGAATATGGCATCATCAACGTGGATGCAGAAGGGCGGGTTCTGGGCTTTTTGGAAAAGCCGGCCTATTCGCAGGCGGTGAGTGACCTTGCCAACACAGGCATCTATATTTTATCCCCTTCTGCGCTTTCTATGATACCGGATGGCAAGTCTTATGATTTTGCAAAGGATTTGTTTCCCTTGATGCTGGAACGGGGCATGAAGCTCATGTGCTGTGAGAGCGAGGGCTATTGGTGCGATATTGGTGATCTGGAAACCTATATCAGCTGCCAAAAGGATATGCTCACCGGCAAGGTGCGCTGTGATATTCCCGGCAGCCGTGACCGTCTGGGAAACATTTGGGCAGGGGATACGGAAGAAATTCACGGCAGCGTGCAGGGGCCTGCCTATATTGGGCGCAATGTCCGCATTGAAGAGGGTGCCGTTATTGAGGAAGGCACGGTTCTTGACGATGGCTGCTGCGTTGGTGCAGGCACCCTGATTACAGGCAGCATTTTACTGCCCGGCAGTCTGGTGGATGGGGAATGCCGTCTTATCGGCGCTTTGGTTGGGCCCGGTGCCTCGGTCAAGAAGGGGGCAGTTCTTTATGAGGGAGCAGCTCTTGGCGATGGGGCCGTGGTAGGTGCTCGGGTCACGGTGCGGCCGGGGCTGAAAATATGGAACCGCAAAACCGTTGCCGAAGGTGTAACGGTAACCCAGCATGTCAAAACCGATATTTCCGGCAAGGGCCTCTTTGGAGATGCCGGTATTTTTGGGCAGTTTGGGGTGGAAATCACACCGGAATTCTGCGCCCGAATCGGCTGTGCATTGGGCAGTATGAAGCCACGATTCCGCATCGGGCTTGGCTGTTCGGGGCACCCTTCCGCCCAGCTTCTCAAGGCGGCTGTTGAATCGGGGATACGCTCCACAGGGGCTCATGTAATGGATTTTGGCAGCAATTTTCGCTGTATGTTTGAGTATTGCGTGAATTTTTGCACTTTGGAGCTGGGGCTTTTTGTAGATGGCGGAAAAAACATCTCCCTACAGCTTATGACACAAGGGGGGCTACCTGCTACCCGTGAGCTGGAAAGAGGCATAGAAGCGTTGCTGGCCCGTGGTGAGTTTATCCGGGCACCTTTTGACGAAGTGGGCAACACCGTGAATTTCTCAGGTATGGAAGCTCTTTATCAGTCACAGCTTTTGAAAATGGCCCCCAAGGGTCTGGCGGGAATTTCGGTTCAGGTGAAATCCCCCAGTGTCCCGGTGCAGAATATGCTGCGGGAGGTTTTGCAAAGGGTTGGATGTGATTTGTGGGATGGCTTTGCTTTGGAGCTTTCGCCACAGGGCGATACTGTGCGCATCGTGGAAAACGGCAGAGTGATCCCCCACCAGCGGATACTGACCGCCTGCTGCGCTGCCGAGTTTCTGCGGGGAAGAGATGTGGCAGTGCCCTTTGATGCCCCCCGTGTGATTGATACACTGGCCCAAAAGCATGGCTGTGAGGTTTATCGCTACTACAACTGCCCTGCCGATCAAAGCGATCAAAAAGCCCGCAAACTGGCGGTAAGTCAGATGTGGTCAAGGGATGGCCTGATGCTGGCTATGCGCTTCCTTTCGCTGATCAAAAAGCTGGGAGGGCTTGAGCACTTAGAGGATTTGGTGCCGGAATTCGGTACCTTCAGCCGGGATGTTTCCATTAGCCGCAGCCCTGCCGGCATTCTTCGTGGTTTGGGCAACCAATCCAAGGGGGATATTACCGAGGGCGTTGTGGTTCGGTCAGATAAAGGCGTTGTTCTTGTCAAACCCATGAAAACCGGCAGAGCCATTCAGGTTTTGGCAGAGGCCATGAATTCGGAAACGGCGCAGGAGCTTTGTGCCGATTTGGAGGCTCTTGTTAAAAATTTGGATGGGGTCAGCCCTGATTCACTCCGCTGA
- a CDS encoding ribonuclease J, whose translation MLASARKGARRFLHAKNDYGGKIVSDNNSNKEKKPPRAPRPKPAAGAETKAPQNNVAKAPQSAAKQQGNSPRRPQHRSAPKPAVKKEEPQALTTAPAAPARQDASPAPKKRSRRNSGKSEKRLPPVRIIPLGGLGEIGKNMTVYECQGDMFIVDCGLAFPDESMLGVDLVIPDFTFVLENADRIRGVVLTHGHEDHIGGLAYLLKQVNLPIYGTRLTIGLVEGKLKEHGLLSKSRLNVVAPRDVIKMGCMSVEFINVNHSIPDACALAIETPAGLIVQTGDFKVDYTPILGEIIDLARFGELGSKGVLALLSDSTNAERSGSTASERTVGDSFDKLFAQAADKRILVATFASNIHRVQQIINASVKFGRKVAVSGRSMENVVAKALEIGYLDVPKGVLIEMDSIGRYPAGKVAIITTGSQGEPMSALTRMAMGEHRKVKVTPTDYIIISATPIPGNEKLVTRVVNELLKLGAEVIYENIYEIHVSGHACQDELRLMLGLTKPKFFIPVHGEYKHLKKHAAIGVSMGIDPKNVFIPEIGKVIETNGAEMKFNGSVTAGRVLVDGLGVGDVGSIVLRDRKHLAQDGLIVVVTTMDTANGQIMAGPDIVSRGFVYVRESEDMIAQARDIARSCIQKCIDQDSRDWTTLKTRLKDDIGDFLWQKTKRSPMILPVIQEV comes from the coding sequence ATGCTTGCTTCCGCACGAAAGGGAGCAAGGCGTTTTTTACATGCAAAAAACGACTACGGAGGTAAAATAGTGTCGGACAACAATTCAAATAAGGAAAAAAAACCACCCCGGGCGCCCCGGCCAAAGCCGGCTGCCGGAGCTGAGACAAAGGCTCCGCAGAACAATGTGGCAAAAGCCCCCCAAAGCGCAGCCAAGCAGCAGGGCAATTCGCCCCGCCGCCCCCAGCACCGCTCTGCCCCCAAGCCTGCTGTTAAAAAGGAAGAGCCGCAGGCTCTCACCACAGCACCTGCCGCCCCCGCCAGACAGGATGCATCCCCCGCCCCCAAAAAACGCTCCAGAAGAAACAGCGGAAAAAGTGAAAAAAGACTGCCGCCTGTGCGTATTATCCCTCTGGGCGGATTGGGCGAAATCGGCAAAAACATGACCGTTTACGAGTGCCAAGGCGATATGTTCATTGTGGACTGTGGATTGGCATTCCCGGATGAAAGCATGCTGGGTGTGGATCTGGTTATCCCGGATTTCACCTTTGTGCTGGAAAACGCAGATCGCATCCGTGGTGTGGTATTAACCCATGGCCATGAGGATCATATCGGCGGCCTTGCCTACCTGCTCAAGCAGGTGAACCTGCCGATTTACGGCACCCGCTTGACCATTGGTCTTGTGGAGGGCAAGCTAAAGGAGCATGGGCTTCTTTCCAAATCCCGGCTGAATGTGGTAGCCCCCCGTGATGTAATTAAAATGGGCTGTATGTCGGTGGAATTTATCAATGTTAACCATTCGATCCCCGATGCCTGCGCCTTGGCCATTGAAACCCCCGCAGGCCTGATTGTGCAGACCGGTGACTTTAAAGTGGATTATACTCCCATTTTGGGTGAAATTATTGATCTGGCCCGCTTTGGCGAGCTGGGCAGCAAGGGCGTTTTGGCTCTGCTTTCCGATTCCACCAATGCAGAGCGCTCCGGCAGCACCGCCAGCGAGCGCACCGTGGGTGACAGCTTTGATAAGCTTTTTGCTCAAGCCGCCGATAAGCGCATACTGGTGGCAACCTTTGCTTCCAATATTCACCGTGTGCAGCAGATCATCAATGCTTCTGTCAAATTTGGGCGCAAGGTTGCCGTTTCTGGCCGCAGCATGGAAAACGTTGTGGCAAAAGCGCTGGAAATCGGCTATCTGGATGTTCCCAAGGGCGTGTTGATCGAGATGGATTCCATCGGCAGATACCCGGCGGGAAAGGTCGCCATCATCACCACCGGCAGCCAGGGCGAGCCAATGAGCGCTCTCACCCGTATGGCAATGGGCGAGCACCGCAAGGTTAAGGTAACCCCCACGGATTATATCATTATTTCTGCCACCCCCATTCCCGGCAACGAAAAGCTGGTGACCCGGGTGGTCAACGAGCTCCTTAAATTGGGAGCTGAGGTTATCTACGAAAACATCTATGAAATTCATGTTTCGGGTCACGCCTGTCAGGATGAACTGCGGCTGATGCTGGGCCTCACCAAGCCTAAATTCTTTATTCCCGTTCACGGCGAATACAAGCACCTGAAAAAGCATGCCGCTATAGGTGTATCCATGGGCATAGATCCCAAAAATGTGTTTATACCTGAAATCGGCAAGGTCATTGAAACCAATGGCGCCGAGATGAAGTTCAATGGCTCTGTAACTGCCGGAAGAGTTCTGGTGGATGGTCTGGGTGTTGGAGATGTGGGCAGCATTGTGCTGCGTGACCGCAAGCATTTGGCACAGGATGGCTTGATTGTGGTGGTTACCACCATGGATACAGCCAACGGCCAAATTATGGCTGGGCCGGATATTGTTTCCCGTGGATTTGTCTATGTGCGAGAATCTGAAGATATGATTGCCCAAGCCCGGGATATTGCTCGGAGCTGCATCCAAAAGTGCATTGATCAGGATTCACGGGATTGGACTACACTGAAAACGAGGCTCAAGGATGATATCGGGGATTTCCTGTGGCAAAAAACCAAACGCAGCCCGATGATACTGCCAGTTATTCAGGAGGTCTGA
- a CDS encoding DHH family phosphoesterase, translated as MYKLFRPYLPAFYALFGLGIALVIPMWFQNRTLFYIELALALSIFAAVLIFLYITRGRIRDQFNRITGNIVSTYAQNMERAFMPIITVHQGGEIIWCNPVAMAEVFEGQDVRGTHVAHIFPHLDLTRPATTEGIALTYNEHQYTAYTSTMVQGDQMTTVLYLVDDTNLKGIAREYFETKPIIALIAVDNYDELLQNSKESERAQIMGQLESVIEKYITRFGGFILKSGHDRFLAFLDERSLGMVIGDKFKILEQVRSLHFENRIPATLSIGVGREAHGLYDAENMARQALDMCLGRGGDQVAIKNQAGYEFYGGVSKGVEKRTKVKTRIVATALCELIESSENVIIMGHRFADLDAMGAGTGLLRAIQSMNKPVCVAISRTKNMVGPMLELVKNTPTFAQDYLEPEEAQQLINDKTLLIVVDTHVPHVLESEPLYRACKSVVVIDHHRKMVNHISNAVIFYHEPYASSASEMVTELVQYFPSKPQLTRLDAEALLAGIMLDTKNFVMRTGVRTFEAAAYLRNLGADTVEVRKLFASSMECYQQKAALVATAHVYKSCAIAYTEETSENIRVVAPQAADELMTINGVEASFVAFVTGSVINVSARSLGAVNVQLIMEKLGGGGHLTMAAAQFEEDTIPHILEQLRSAIDEYFTE; from the coding sequence ATGTATAAACTGTTTAGGCCTTATCTGCCCGCATTCTATGCCCTTTTTGGGCTTGGAATTGCGCTGGTAATCCCTATGTGGTTCCAGAACCGTACTCTTTTTTACATTGAGTTGGCTTTGGCGCTGAGCATTTTCGCGGCGGTTCTGATTTTCCTTTACATTACCCGGGGGCGCATTCGGGATCAATTTAACCGCATAACCGGGAATATTGTCAGCACATATGCCCAAAATATGGAAAGAGCTTTTATGCCTATTATCACCGTTCATCAGGGGGGAGAAATCATCTGGTGCAACCCTGTGGCGATGGCAGAGGTTTTTGAAGGGCAGGATGTCCGGGGAACCCATGTGGCGCATATTTTCCCACACTTGGATTTGACCCGGCCGGCCACAACAGAAGGCATTGCTTTGACCTATAACGAGCATCAGTATACCGCCTATACGTCCACCATGGTGCAAGGGGATCAAATGACCACGGTGCTGTATCTGGTGGATGATACTAACCTTAAGGGAATTGCCCGGGAGTATTTTGAGACCAAGCCCATCATCGCCTTGATTGCGGTGGATAATTACGATGAGCTGCTGCAAAACTCCAAGGAGAGCGAGCGGGCCCAGATTATGGGGCAGCTGGAATCGGTTATTGAGAAATACATCACCCGCTTTGGCGGATTCATTCTGAAATCCGGCCACGACCGCTTCTTGGCTTTTCTGGATGAACGCAGCCTTGGCATGGTGATAGGCGATAAGTTTAAGATATTGGAGCAGGTTCGTTCCCTGCATTTTGAAAACCGCATTCCCGCCACTCTCTCAATCGGCGTGGGGCGGGAAGCACACGGCCTTTACGATGCTGAGAATATGGCACGGCAGGCGCTGGATATGTGTCTTGGCCGGGGCGGCGATCAAGTTGCCATTAAAAACCAGGCCGGCTATGAATTTTACGGCGGTGTTTCCAAGGGTGTAGAAAAGCGCACCAAGGTGAAAACCCGTATTGTGGCCACAGCGCTGTGTGAACTGATTGAATCCAGCGAAAACGTGATCATTATGGGGCATCGGTTTGCCGATTTGGATGCCATGGGTGCCGGCACCGGCTTGCTGCGAGCCATTCAGAGTATGAATAAGCCGGTATGTGTGGCCATCAGCAGAACTAAAAACATGGTTGGCCCCATGTTGGAGCTGGTGAAAAACACCCCCACCTTTGCCCAGGATTATCTGGAGCCGGAGGAAGCACAGCAGCTGATCAATGATAAAACTCTGCTGATTGTGGTGGATACCCACGTTCCCCATGTGCTGGAATCCGAGCCGCTGTACCGGGCCTGCAAATCGGTGGTGGTTATTGATCATCACCGCAAAATGGTTAACCACATCAGCAACGCTGTTATTTTTTACCATGAGCCTTATGCCTCTTCGGCTTCTGAAATGGTGACCGAGCTGGTGCAGTATTTCCCAAGCAAGCCCCAGCTTACCCGTTTGGATGCCGAGGCCTTGTTGGCGGGCATTATGCTGGATACCAAAAATTTTGTTATGCGCACCGGTGTGCGTACCTTTGAGGCGGCGGCTTATCTGCGCAATCTAGGTGCCGATACAGTGGAGGTTCGCAAACTGTTTGCTTCCTCTATGGAATGTTACCAGCAAAAAGCGGCCTTGGTGGCCACAGCTCATGTATACAAAAGCTGTGCCATTGCTTATACCGAAGAAACCTCAGAGAATATCCGCGTGGTGGCCCCGCAGGCTGCCGATGAGCTTATGACCATCAACGGGGTAGAGGCCTCTTTTGTGGCGTTTGTCACCGGTTCTGTAATCAACGTATCCGCCCGGTCCTTGGGGGCGGTTAATGTGCAGCTGATTATGGAAAAGCTGGGAGGCGGCGGGCACCTGACGATGGCGGCGGCCCAATTTGAGGAGGATACCATTCCTCATATATTGGAACAGCTTCGCAGTGCAATTGATGAGTATTTTACAGAATAA
- the rplI gene encoding 50S ribosomal protein L9, whose protein sequence is MKVILQQDVQGSGKKGDVVNVSDGYARNFLLKKGLAIQANAQAMQEVKSKEAAKQHKIDMEVQEANKLADLLKDKTIKVTAKAGAGGKLFGSVTAKEIADELKKQLNVTADKRKIVLENEIKAFGTYPVEVKLYQGISANLFVMVGEE, encoded by the coding sequence ATGAAGGTCATTTTACAGCAGGATGTACAGGGCAGCGGCAAAAAAGGGGATGTAGTCAACGTTTCGGATGGCTACGCCAGAAACTTTTTGCTCAAAAAGGGTCTTGCCATTCAGGCAAATGCACAGGCTATGCAGGAGGTCAAGTCCAAGGAGGCTGCTAAGCAGCACAAAATTGATATGGAAGTTCAGGAGGCCAATAAGCTGGCCGACCTTTTAAAGGATAAAACCATTAAGGTGACCGCCAAAGCAGGAGCCGGCGGCAAGCTGTTTGGTTCAGTAACAGCAAAGGAAATTGCCGATGAGCTGAAAAAACAGCTGAATGTTACCGCTGATAAGCGTAAAATTGTTCTGGAAAACGAAATTAAAGCCTTCGGAACCTACCCGGTGGAGGTTAAGCTGTATCAGGGGATTTCCGCCAACCTGTTTGTCATGGTCGGCGAGGAATAA
- the dnaB gene encoding replicative DNA helicase, producing the protein MEFMGESFSTTTYDMELPYSLEAEQSVLGAVLVDTSCLAVVMDDVGPESFFREQHKRIFEIYVRMFTTASPIDFITVLEQVRQENIFETENDAKIYLTQLVQIVPSTANIEAYAKIVKEKHYIRSLITAARDIIENARDGQADAQSLMDLAEQRIYEIRQGREASGLERINTVIVGLYDKLQRLSGDEKDSYLGLSTGFGDLDRVLTGLNKSDLVLLAARPGMGKTAFALNIAAAVARKEKKVAVFSLEMSKEQLVERMLSSEASIQGSKMRVGEIGNDEWVRLAMAAQKLSSLPLYIDDSAGITVHEIKARLRRMKDLGLVVIDYLQLMTSSSRSDNRVQVISEITRSLKVMAKELDVPVVLLSQLSRGPEARTDHRPMLSDLRESGSIEQDADIVLFLYRDAYYNRDSAEQNVAECIIAKNRHGEMGIIPLGWDGAHTKFTGMERFHHEP; encoded by the coding sequence ATGGAGTTTATGGGGGAATCCTTTTCCACCACCACATATGATATGGAGCTGCCCTATTCGCTGGAGGCCGAGCAATCGGTGCTGGGGGCGGTGCTGGTGGATACCTCCTGTTTGGCCGTGGTTATGGACGATGTGGGCCCGGAGAGCTTTTTCCGGGAGCAGCATAAACGTATCTTTGAAATTTATGTGCGCATGTTCACGACGGCCAGTCCCATTGATTTTATCACGGTGCTGGAACAGGTTCGGCAGGAAAATATTTTTGAAACCGAAAACGATGCGAAAATCTACCTGACCCAGCTGGTGCAGATTGTTCCATCCACTGCCAACATTGAGGCTTATGCCAAGATTGTTAAGGAAAAGCATTACATTCGCAGCTTGATTACCGCTGCACGGGATATTATTGAAAATGCCAGAGATGGCCAGGCAGATGCCCAGTCGCTGATGGATTTGGCGGAGCAGCGTATTTATGAAATACGCCAAGGGCGTGAGGCCAGTGGTCTGGAGCGCATTAACACGGTTATCGTGGGGCTTTATGATAAGCTCCAGCGTCTCAGCGGTGATGAAAAGGATAGCTATCTGGGCCTTTCCACCGGCTTTGGTGATTTGGATAGGGTGCTCACCGGTTTGAACAAATCCGATCTCGTTTTGCTGGCGGCTCGACCCGGTATGGGTAAAACCGCTTTCGCATTGAACATTGCCGCCGCTGTGGCCCGCAAGGAAAAAAAGGTGGCTGTTTTCTCGCTGGAAATGAGCAAGGAACAGCTGGTGGAGCGTATGCTTTCCAGTGAAGCCTCCATTCAGGGTTCCAAAATGCGTGTGGGCGAAATCGGCAACGACGAATGGGTGCGTCTGGCTATGGCGGCTCAAAAGCTTTCCTCACTGCCGCTGTATATTGATGATTCTGCCGGGATCACAGTGCATGAAATCAAGGCTCGGCTGCGGCGTATGAAGGATTTGGGGCTGGTGGTTATTGACTATTTGCAGCTTATGACCAGCAGCAGTCGGAGCGATAACCGGGTACAGGTTATCTCGGAAATTACCCGCTCACTAAAGGTGATGGCCAAAGAATTGGATGTACCGGTTGTTTTGCTTTCGCAGCTTTCCCGTGGGCCGGAGGCTCGTACCGATCATCGACCTATGCTCTCGGATTTGAGAGAATCCGGCTCTATTGAGCAGGATGCTGACATTGTGCTGTTTTTGTATCGGGATGCCTACTACAACCGGGATAGCGCCGAGCAGAATGTGGCCGAGTGTATTATAGCAAAAAACCGCCATGGTGAAATGGGCATTATTCCGTTAGGCTGGGATGGCGCTCATACCAAGTTTACCGGCATGGAGCGGTTCCATCATGAACCATAA